A single region of the Schistocerca serialis cubense isolate TAMUIC-IGC-003099 chromosome 7, iqSchSeri2.2, whole genome shotgun sequence genome encodes:
- the LOC126413327 gene encoding uncharacterized protein LOC126413327: MFSLLLLVLPLLAEGASTDSVGCVLPAASTETFYMTTEEKPWYQQYQYQVPGLFDLGCVTYVQSPGESDTEMYLTGNFSKAPLFPLNSYVSVTGNKLDKVYDGVWESLLSGPYNVVYSHEDFIMDHYCFLGYEMAQIFTTVKEPSDELMELIWEVVSNHTEVDKSKFKKVVC; encoded by the exons ATGTTTTCGCTGCTACTCCTGGTGCTGCCTTTGCTGGCGGAGGGTGCTTCCACAGACAGTGTGGGCTGTGTACTGCCAGCTGCCTCCACTGAGACGTTCTACATGACTACC GAGGAGAAGCCGTGGTACCAACAATACCAGTACCAGGTACCCGGCCTGTTTGACCTGGGTTGTGTCACGTACGTCCAGTCGCCTGGGGAGAGCGATACCGAGATGTATCTCACTGGCAACTTCAGCAAAGCGCCTCT ATTTCCTCTGAACAGCTATGTGTCAGTCACTGGAAACAAGCTGGACAAGGTCTATGATGGCGTTT GGGAATCTCTACTGAGCGGACCATACAATGTAGTGTACTCGCACGAGGATTTCATCATGGACCACTACTGCTTTCTCGGATATG AAATGGCTCAAATCTTCACAACTGTCAAGGAACCTAGCGACGAGTTGATGGAACTGATATGGGAAGTTGTCAGTAATCACACTGAAGTGGACAAGTCGAAATTTAAGAAAGTGGTCTGTTAA
- the LOC126412826 gene encoding uncharacterized protein LOC126412826 has protein sequence MFSLLLLVLPLLAEGASTENVGCVLPAASTETFYMTTEQKPWYQQYQYQVPGLFDLGCVTYVQSPGESDTEMYLTGNFSKAPLFPLNSYVSVTGNKLDKVYEGVWESLLSGPYNVVYSHEDFIMDHYCFLGYEMAQIFTTVKEPSDELMELIWEVVSNHTEVDKSKFKKVVC, from the exons ATGTTTTCGCTGCTACTCCTGGTGCTGCCCTTGCTGGCGGAGGGTGCTTCCACAGAGAATGTGGGCTGTGTACTGCCAGCTGCCTCCACTGAGACGTTCTACATGACTACC GAGCAGAAGCCATGGTACCAACAATACCAGTACCAGGTACCCGGCCTGTTTGACCTGGGTTGTGTCACGTACGTCCAGTCGCCTGGGGAGAGCGACACCGAGATGTACCTTACTGGCAACTTCAGCAAAGCGCCTCT CTTTCCTCTGAACAGCTATGTGTCAGTCACGGGAAACAAGCTGGACAAGGTCTATGAAGGCGTAT GGGAATCTCTACTGAGCGGACCATACAATGTAGTGTACTCGCACGAGGATTTCATCATGGACCACTACTGCTTTCTCGGATATG AAATGGCTCAAATCTTCACAACTGTCAAGGAACCTAGCGACGAGTTGATGGAGCTGATATGGGAAGTTGTCAGTAATCACACTGAAGTGGACAAGTCGAAATTTAAGAAAGTGGTCTGTTAA